The Leptospira noumeaensis genome segment TCTATCGATAATATTTCTCTGTTTGGGGAAAGATGGATGGAACTCACCAAAGGAACTTCGACCAAAGAAAGTCGAGAAACTGTGTTTCGATGGTTGGTTCGTCCGGTGTCTCTAAATTCAGGAACTACAATGATGGGATTTTTACCTGTTTTGTTTTTGGGATTTTCGGGATCAGAATTCTCTAGGTCAATCGCCTTGACTATGTTTGTTGGAATTCCGATTTCTATTTTTTTTGTATTTTACCTTTATCCCGTTCTGTTTCCAAAATTTTTGAGTAGGGTGAGATGAATCAAACTTGGATTAGGAAGTTTCGTCATAGAATTTGTGCTTTGGTATTCTTTTTTGTTTTTCTATCAATCCTTTCTTGGAAGGGTATCTCATTTGCGGAAGTAGTGATCCCTGAAAATAGGGAATCGATTCAGATCACAACACGATTCCCTGGTAAAACAGCTCTACAAATAGAAGAATCGATTACAAAACCTTGGGAACAAATTCTAAAATCCATTTCAGGTTATAGACAAATCGAATCTATCTCGGAGGAAGGAACTTCATTCATTCATCTCAAGTTTGAACCTGGTGTCGGTAATGCCGAAACGATCCAAACCATTCGCAACGAATATCTACTCCAAAGACAAAGATTCCCAAAAGATTCACTTTTTCCAAGAATCCAATCCGGTAAATTGGAAGACGAATACATAGTAATTTTGCAAAGAATCAAAGAAAAACCAAATTCCACAAGAAAGGAATTAGAACAAAAAATTAGAAACATAACGGGCGTTTTGTCCTTTGTACATCATTCTGATAAAGAACAGGAAATCGTTTTAGAAATTAAACCGGAAAGAATCCAGAGATCGGGACTTCCTTCGTTATCGATCATTTTTTCTGCATTAAGGAATCATAGTTTTGGGTTTAGTTCAGATTTAAGGAACGGTCTTTGGTTTCAAAAAGACCACCCACTGGAACCAAAGGATTGGTCGGAGGTTCCCATCCCTTCCCGTTTAGGAGAGAGTTTAAGAGTTTCGGCCATATCATCGGTTTCTTTTGGAGAAAAAGAACTTCGGCATGGAACAAGAATTAATGGGCAAAGTTCGGAAACAATCATCATCAAAGCAGAAAGTAACACAGCTTTATATCATATTATCACTGAACTTAAATCTATCTTAAACGAACATAATGACTGGGTTCTGTTGTATAGTAGTCATGAAGATTTTATCAATGACTTGATTCGTTCTTTTTTTTTGTTTTTCTCTGTGGATTTTGTTTTGGTTGTGTTTTGTCGTTTTTTTGGAAAATCAAAAATTGAATTACTGATCCATCTTTTCGTTTATTATATTTCCTTCATTTTGTTTTTGGGAATTTGTAATTTCATGGCTTATCCTGTAGGTCGGGCCTTCCTTTTTAGTTTTATTTTTTGGAAGTATTTGTTATTCGTATATCCGATACGAAAGTTCGGAATTTGGGCGCGCCAAGTTTTATATTCTTTTTTGATTTTTTCTTTATTTGTCATTTTGGATTGGCTTCCAAAATCATTTTATATATTTTCACTTTGTCATATATACTTTATATTTTTTTATTCGTTTCTTGTGATTCTTTTTAAACCTATAAAAAAAGATTCGGATTTTAAAATTGAATATGACTTTCCTAAATGGATTTCTTTTTTAAAGAGAAAAGAATCAGAAGGATCAAAAACTATCGGAAAAACTAACAAACTTTTCTTTTTGGGTTTATTTTGGGTTGGCGTTTTTTCTTCTTTGGTTTCAAGTTTTTCTTTTTATTCACTGAATCCATCTCTTGGAAAAATTCAAATTGCGAAGTTGGAATTCCCGACTTCGATTCCTGAACAAGAATCGATTCGAATCACCAAACAAGTTGAAGATTCTATTTTGAAACAAAATTTAACAGACTTACTTGTGGTAAAACAAAATCGATCAAGTTCGGATTTCTATTTTCGGTTGAATGATTTAGATAAAAGAAATGGGTTTCAGAATTTACCAACAGAATCGGGATACTTTCATGTATTAGGTGGTGGAAATTCAAATGTAGCTCGAAGGCTTCGTTTTGCGAACGCTAACACCGAATCTTTGGAAAAAACAATTCTTGGCTTAATTCCTTGGTTACAACACAAGGCCCGGGTGGAAGAGGTTGTACTTTGTTTCCAGCCGCAAGCTGAGGGAATGGAGTTACATTCGCCGAATTGGTATGGAAATTTACTAGATTTGGAAAGAGTTGACTTGTTTCGAGAAAGGTCTCTCTCTTTGCAGTCGGCAATAGTCGGAAAGATGGTTTGGAAGAACAGGTTAACCGATGTTCGATTTTCAGTAAAACAAGATAAAGAAGGGGAAAGATATTTGGAAAAACCAATTCAAATGAATTCTGGGAGTTCCGTTCATAATCAATCTTTTACAAAATCGGAAAAAATCAAAATCCCTGGAAGGATCTATCGCAAAAATGGTGAAACAAGTTTAGAAATTTTGGTGAAAGGAAAAGAAATCCAATGGAAGGATTTAGAATCAAAGATACATAAAGTTTTAGAAAAAGATCCGGTTCGTCTTTCAGAAATGACGGAAGAGAAAGGATCGGAAAAGGAATACCAACCATTTTTTTTGTTTGTGATCGTCGCCATTTGCCTGTATAGAAAAAAAGAAAAGTTTCGAAGTTTGATTTCTCTTTTGTGTTTTTTGTTACTCTGGCGGATCAATCTTTCTGCTTTGAGCGATGATTATTTGTTATTTGGCTGTATCGCCACATTATTACTTTTTTTGATTCTATGTTCTCCCTCTAAATCACTCCGAGTCGATAAACAAATTCCTTTGGTTCTTTTATTGTTCTTATTTTATTTTTTGCCCGGTGACGGAGGTAAATTTTTTTTAGAAGGGATGGTTTTGGTTTTTAGTTTTTTTCTCTTTAATTCAAAATTACACGAACAATGGAAATTTTTTAAAACCAAACTTTCTTTTTAATACCTAAGAGAACTGAGGTTCTCTATGTTTTCCAAACCCTCTTCCTATCGTCTTTTTATCGTTTTGATTGGTTCTTTGTTTTTGTTTTTTGCCAGTCGTACTTTTGGCCAATCCCTTTCTGAAACTTGGAATGTTCCAGGTTATCAGTCTTCCGATTATTCAGAATTTTATGGACAGATGTATTTTTCTAATTCGATGGAAGAATGGGATGCCCGTGTCGAACAAGTTTTGACTTTTTCTATCAACCAATGGCTGGAAAACGCAGACCGAATGGTAGGGTTACTTCTATCTGAAGAATCTGGGGAAGATACCTTTGTTTCTAATGTTGGTTATTTGGATGAAAGGATGAGGTCTTTATATTCAGAGGTATCTGTATTGTATTCAGAATGGGAGAGAGAACTTCTCGCCGATTATTTTGATAACAGAAATGCTTTTTTATATAAATTAGAAACTGGTAAAGTCGATTCGATTTATTTTGAAAGGATCGGTCAGGAATCCTTGTATGAAGAGTATACAGAAGAGGAACGAGCTCTCATCGAAAATCAAAATCGTATTTTGGAATCGGCAAAAGAATGGGAGTTCGAATGGAATAGAACAAAACAAGAGGGATTGGATTCGTTTGCGACAGCCTTCTCCGATTTAGAAACTGACTACGATGCATATATTCTTTCATTACAAGAAACGGAGATTCGATTTTCAGAAAATTTGAATGCGATCAATTCATATAAGGAAACCATAAAATCAGCATTAAGTGGTATGGTATCGCAATTAAAAATGGGATTGGATTCTTCTTGTTCTGTTCAATCAGGTTGTCAGTACAAAAACTTTGATGGGAGTTATAATGAAGCAGGGAAAATATTTTCAAAATTCATTAACGATCTTTCCGATGAACTAAGTGAATCATCCATTGACCCAGATTCGATGTTTACATCTATTTCTACAAAAATTAAGAATTTTTTGTCCGAGGAATCAAACAAAGCTTATTCGGAACATACGATGTATCAGGGTCGCGTTTATACCTACCAAACAGGATTCCAAATCAATTTAAACCAATCCACTTCCAGCTTTGATTTGGGTGCTGCGGAGTGGAGGATTCGAAACCAATCATATTACGACATCACAAGCGATATGAAGTATGAAAATTGGCTGAGCGGAGGACTGGGGGAAGTTGGAAATTTTTCAAAAATTCAAGATGAGGAAATGCGGGGGATATTTCAGTCAATCCATCATGGTGATTATGCTAGATTAACGTCAATCATTAATAGTAAGTTAGGTGAAGGGAGAAGGGTTCAGTCATTAATCACTGCTAATTTATATACTGATGCCTATCACTTTGTTAATAATGAAAAAATAGCTGGGTTTTATGTTCCTTTTGAAGAAGCCCATCATACCCAAGGGAATCTTATGTTGGATGGGCATGATAAATACGGTTATTGGATCGCGGATCGTTTCATTACTATACTCACTCCCGGCCGTCACTCTTTCCAGATGGGGGCAATCGGTTATTCCGTTCTGTACGAAATGTTTGACGAAACCTCCTTAAAAACATCTCTCTATTGGAAAGAAAATTCATCCCAGTTAGGTGGCCAGTATCAATATTTCCAGGATACCTTACTTCCTGCTGTATCTCATTGGGAATCGAAGGTAAAAGAATATGCCGATACCTACGAGGAATGGAAAGGAAATCGAGAAAATCTGATTTTAGAAGCCACTGCTAAATTGGAATCCAATCGTCAGGAATTGGAACGTTCAAAGGAAGAATGGTTACATCGTTTAGAGGAAGAAAAAAGGGAAGGGATCAAATCTTGGGTCAATTTATATGAAACTGGAGAAAAAAAAGACATAACATCTCCAACCATTACTTCATGGACACCTAACAAAGAGATGGAAGCGGTTGACCGTACCAAACTTGTTGAATACCAAACCTTGGCTTCATCAAACGAAGTTATATCCGGGGTTCAGGTGGGTGGAGTTGGTCTATTGGAAGAACTTCAAAGAACCATTGTCGGTGTGGACCAATACGCTTCCGTGATTCAGATGAATTCTGAATTAGAGGCATTCCAACGTTCGGAACAACAAAAACTAATCAATCAATTGATTTATGGGATCAATACGGAATCGATCAGAGAAAGAAAATTAACTAGAGAAGAAAACATTTTAATTGGAAATTATGATGTGTCTCTGCTTTCCAAAGAAGAATTAAGCCAATTTGGGTCTTGTTATGAAAATCCCAATGCTGTAAATTGTAAGTCATTGTTAAAAAAAGAATTTGAAGCAAGTTTTAATTCTGATACGGGTATCCTAACATTAAAAAGAGAAATCCATAACGGTTTACTTGGAGATAAAAATGAGAAAGGCAAATATACTGCTGCGAAAACTGAAGAAGTTAGACATATCAAACTTAGTTCTCTAGAGAAGGTTCATAGCCCAGATCAAAAAGGATTTTTTACAGTTTGGTCTGAAGAAGATTGGGATTCGCTTTACCAATCAAAAACAAAAATCACAGAAAATTTTCTAACAAACTCCTTACAAAAAGATAAAAAGTCAATTGGTTCCAATATTAACTCAATCATTGAAACGGACAATCGGAATCAGGAATTGTTCGTAACTAGGAAGGTTGAAAAAGAGAAAACAGATTCCCTCATTCAAGAATTGGCTTTAGCTTATTTCACTGGTGGAGCCGCAGGTGTAAGAGCTTCTTTAAAAGGAAAAGTGGAAGATCACATCAACACCGAACTTGCTAAGGCTTGGATCACTGCCACCGGAGGAAGTGAAGAAGACTTACAAATGGTCAGTATGATCATGGACTTTATGAGAGGTAAAGTTGAGACAAAAAAAATTGAGTCTCGTAGTAACTTTGTTTCTGCTAGTAATCCCTTTCAAGGCATCGAAAACATTTTTAGAAACTCGGTCGGAGGATATGCGGATTTCTTTAATAACGCAACCGGAGGCCTTTCCGGTGCATTGCTAACAAATGCAATGTTACCAGTTGTTGCACTTGGTAACGCAGTTATCGGTTCTGATCAAATGGATGTTTTATTGGAGCGCAAAAATGCCCAAACAAATCGTATCAAGGAAATCAAAGCCAACGAAGTCTCTTTAGCTAAGTCTGCTGCTTCCCTAGCGATTGCGGGTGCTACGGGATTACCAATTGAAATTGTGAGTGCAGGGGTCAGTGATTTTGCAAGTGCCCGTGATGCTAAAAATGCAAGAAGAGCTATGACTAAAAATCCAATCATTGATGGAACGAGTCAAGTTTTCGGAGTGGTTGGGGGGATTGTTAAAACGGCAGTGATTGCTACTGGAGTTACCCAAGGAGAATTCCAAAAGTCTATTTCCCAAGCCAATCAATTAGCGAGTGGTGGTTCCCTTAGACAATCAAGTGCTGCACTCGCTAGTTTGGGTTTATCAGAGCAAATGTATGGGATGAAGGCTACTGGAACCAGCTTTACTAGCGAACTCCTGAATATCAAAGATAAAGATAGAGTCATTGAAGAACTTGGAAAAAGGGCTCTTGCCAATCAGATGGCTGCGAATTTTGGAATCGATCCAAAGATTGCCTTAGGTTTTATCAACAAAGGTTATGGTGATTACAAAACAAGAGAGAGCGACAAAAAAGCACAAGCAAACGCGATTGAACAAGTAGCTGTGATGGTTGCGACCACTGCCATCACGATGGGTACCGGGGTCGCTTTAAACGCAATGGTTGCATCTGCGAATTCGACAATTTCTGCCATAGGATCAGCAATTGCTAATTTTGGAAACACAGTTGGGAATGCAGTGGGTTCCTTGTTAGGATCTACAGCGCAGGCTACCACGACAATGGTAACAAATGTAACTACAGGTGCTTTGGAGGTTAGTAAAACTGCAATTAATGCGATCTCAGCTATGGCGAATGCTACTGTCCAGGGAGTTGTTGGTTCAAAGAACGGTATCGAAGGAGCTCTTGCTGGAATCGCCAACGGACTCTTGGGTGGCGTCACCCAAGCAATGGGTTCTATACAATCTGGAATACTCAAAGGAATCACCCCGGGGCTTGGTGTAACGTATCACCCGAAAAATGGATGGGGCGGGTCCATTGGTATTGGTAATACAACTTCTAATGCTAGTATCTCTTTCTCCCAAAGAGGAGATACAACCATCCAAGGATCTTATTCTCTCGGAAAAGGTGGTATCCAACTTGCTGGTGATGCCACAACAAATGGTGCAGCCAATCTCGGATTCAATTACAATCCTACCGGGAACGGGCCAAGAAAGGATTGGAATTTCTCTCTGATGTATGATCTAGCTGGAACGGGCCTGTCTGGAAGTGTCGGTTACACCGATCCACGTTCGACGTTAGGTGTTAAATCAACTTTCAATAGAGATGGGATGTCTACTTCCGCCGAATTTACTGGCGTTAGCCTTGCAACGAACGGGCCCAACGGATTCCAAATGGATGAAATAAATTTCGCCGAGCTTAACATCAATGCAGCCCAGGATAAAACTAGCAATGATCAAAATCCAAATCAATCATCCGAGAATGGCGGTCCAGAGGACGATGGTGATTTGAATCGTGATTTAGCGGATGCGGGAAAGGCACTTTCTAGTTTATTTTTCGGAGGGGTTGCGATTGTACGCGGATTGTATGGCGGGGGGCAGGCAAGGGCAGCGGATGGATCGACGACGCCAACAGCAAATCCGGGCGAGACAGCGATCCTCGAGAGAAATCGTAGGAGAGAGGAAGAGGCAGGGGAAACGAGAGACAATCAAAATTTGCCGAAACAATCAGATCAGCCATCGGCACCTAATGTTGCACAAGTGATTCCAGCTCCTGGGATTAACAAAGAAGATGGGCCTAAATCGCCTTTACCGGTAATTCTTCGGGCAGTAGATCATTTCCCACCAATCGATAATAAACCAATAAATATAAATGATGTTTCCTCTCGTATTGATGATGTAAAAGTATCCGTTGCGAATTATAACAGGGAAATCGATACACAAATCAAAGCGATCAAAGAATCAGATCCAAATTTAAAGGATCCACAAAACAAAGAATTGGTGAAGAAACTTCAATCGGAAAAGAAAAATGCAGAAAAAATAGCAAGAGTTCAAGAAGCGCAAATAAGAAGTTTAGAGAGTAAAACACCTCTGATTTCAGGAACTCGCCCAATGAATTTGGAATCCGGTATAACGAACATCATCACATTTGAACAAAACAAAAACCAAAAGGAAACCCATGATCAAATCAGAGAGTTTGTTAAAGGTGGTCAATTATCGGAAGACACAAAAGCACGATTAGATCAAGAAAAACAGTCTTTGCCTGAATACAAAAAATTGAAAGAACTTCAGGGACAAAAAGACAGGTTAGAAACTGATTTTCGATTGAATAACTTAGATCGTGTAAACGAAATTCAGTTTGGGGGAATCAACCAGCCAATTGATCTGCAAAACTTGCTGATTACCAATCCGCAAAAATACAATGAATACGTAAAATCTGTGAGTGAAATACAAAAACAGATTGATCAATTAACACTTCCAATTAAAAAAATAGACGCTGAGTTTGAAGTAAGGGCTAAAGTCGAAAAATATAAAGAAATGGGAATTGGTATAGAATTCAGAAAGAATGATTCAGATCTAAATTATAAATTGGAGCAACTGAATCGAGCTTTTGGAGTGGAAAATTCGAGGCAAGACCAAATTGCCGCCTTGGATAACTTGAAAGGAAAAAACGTATCATTTTCTAAACCATTATTTGATACGATTGTAACTCCTACTGAAGGTGTTGCCTTAAAACCGGCTCCAGGGCAGGGGAATTTATCTATCTATCAAACTGTAGATGGAAAGGAAATTCGAAGACCGATTCCAATGTCTGAAACCGATGTTGTAACTTCTCGACCGGACACGGACAGAGTGAATCCAGTCAATGGTAGAATAGGTGCTCATACTGGCACAGACTATAGTTTGCCTATAGGAACTGGTAACTCTTCTGTGATGGAGGGAACAGTGGAAAAAGTAGAAAATAGCCATAATTCTTTTTTAAATATTGGTGACGGAGGGACACATAATGGCGGTTCCGTTCGAATTGAATCTTCCAACGATAATCCTAAAATCAGAACGACCTATTACCACCTAAGCCAAATCAATGTGGAACCAGGTGATAAGGTTAAGATGGGAGACCTTATTGGCAGGTCAGGGAATTCGGGAAATTCCGGTGGGCCACACCTCCATTTTATTGTTGAGGTGAAAGTTGGAGAGGATTGGATTCTACAGAAAAATGAAGAGTTTGATTGGTCGGGAGTACCTTAATGAATAAATGGATTTTTGTTTCATGTATCTTGTTTCTCTTTATAAACTGTAAAGAAAAGGCAAAGGAATTCATTATTAAATCAGAATTTAAGAATAGCAAAATTGATTTTGATTTCTTTTGTAAGTCTTCGGAAAGCACAGATCTAATGTATTATGAAATTACTATGAAAACAGGCGAATATCTTCCTGTATTGAAGTGCGATGATAAGTATGGTAATTTTAGAATCCTTGTTCAAAATGTTACATTAGATAATAGCGTATGGCTGACACTAGCAGAACTTTCCTGTATCAATGATCTTTGTATCATAAAAGAAAAACCGGGCGAACGTCTGATGGGGGAGCCTGATGGTGAGTTGAAATTTCAAGTCATTAACAAGGATGTGGTTAAATTAATAAGTTCCAATGTAAGACAGTTAGGCTACCAAGACAGTGATGTAGGAATTCCTTATAAAAA includes the following:
- a CDS encoding efflux RND transporter permease subunit is translated as MNQTWIRKFRHRICALVFFFVFLSILSWKGISFAEVVIPENRESIQITTRFPGKTALQIEESITKPWEQILKSISGYRQIESISEEGTSFIHLKFEPGVGNAETIQTIRNEYLLQRQRFPKDSLFPRIQSGKLEDEYIVILQRIKEKPNSTRKELEQKIRNITGVLSFVHHSDKEQEIVLEIKPERIQRSGLPSLSIIFSALRNHSFGFSSDLRNGLWFQKDHPLEPKDWSEVPIPSRLGESLRVSAISSVSFGEKELRHGTRINGQSSETIIIKAESNTALYHIITELKSILNEHNDWVLLYSSHEDFINDLIRSFFLFFSVDFVLVVFCRFFGKSKIELLIHLFVYYISFILFLGICNFMAYPVGRAFLFSFIFWKYLLFVYPIRKFGIWARQVLYSFLIFSLFVILDWLPKSFYIFSLCHIYFIFFYSFLVILFKPIKKDSDFKIEYDFPKWISFLKRKESEGSKTIGKTNKLFFLGLFWVGVFSSLVSSFSFYSLNPSLGKIQIAKLEFPTSIPEQESIRITKQVEDSILKQNLTDLLVVKQNRSSSDFYFRLNDLDKRNGFQNLPTESGYFHVLGGGNSNVARRLRFANANTESLEKTILGLIPWLQHKARVEEVVLCFQPQAEGMELHSPNWYGNLLDLERVDLFRERSLSLQSAIVGKMVWKNRLTDVRFSVKQDKEGERYLEKPIQMNSGSSVHNQSFTKSEKIKIPGRIYRKNGETSLEILVKGKEIQWKDLESKIHKVLEKDPVRLSEMTEEKGSEKEYQPFFLFVIVAICLYRKKEKFRSLISLLCFLLLWRINLSALSDDYLLFGCIATLLLFLILCSPSKSLRVDKQIPLVLLLFLFYFLPGDGGKFFLEGMVLVFSFFLFNSKLHEQWKFFKTKLSF
- a CDS encoding TIGR04388 family protein, producing MFSKPSSYRLFIVLIGSLFLFFASRTFGQSLSETWNVPGYQSSDYSEFYGQMYFSNSMEEWDARVEQVLTFSINQWLENADRMVGLLLSEESGEDTFVSNVGYLDERMRSLYSEVSVLYSEWERELLADYFDNRNAFLYKLETGKVDSIYFERIGQESLYEEYTEEERALIENQNRILESAKEWEFEWNRTKQEGLDSFATAFSDLETDYDAYILSLQETEIRFSENLNAINSYKETIKSALSGMVSQLKMGLDSSCSVQSGCQYKNFDGSYNEAGKIFSKFINDLSDELSESSIDPDSMFTSISTKIKNFLSEESNKAYSEHTMYQGRVYTYQTGFQINLNQSTSSFDLGAAEWRIRNQSYYDITSDMKYENWLSGGLGEVGNFSKIQDEEMRGIFQSIHHGDYARLTSIINSKLGEGRRVQSLITANLYTDAYHFVNNEKIAGFYVPFEEAHHTQGNLMLDGHDKYGYWIADRFITILTPGRHSFQMGAIGYSVLYEMFDETSLKTSLYWKENSSQLGGQYQYFQDTLLPAVSHWESKVKEYADTYEEWKGNRENLILEATAKLESNRQELERSKEEWLHRLEEEKREGIKSWVNLYETGEKKDITSPTITSWTPNKEMEAVDRTKLVEYQTLASSNEVISGVQVGGVGLLEELQRTIVGVDQYASVIQMNSELEAFQRSEQQKLINQLIYGINTESIRERKLTREENILIGNYDVSLLSKEELSQFGSCYENPNAVNCKSLLKKEFEASFNSDTGILTLKREIHNGLLGDKNEKGKYTAAKTEEVRHIKLSSLEKVHSPDQKGFFTVWSEEDWDSLYQSKTKITENFLTNSLQKDKKSIGSNINSIIETDNRNQELFVTRKVEKEKTDSLIQELALAYFTGGAAGVRASLKGKVEDHINTELAKAWITATGGSEEDLQMVSMIMDFMRGKVETKKIESRSNFVSASNPFQGIENIFRNSVGGYADFFNNATGGLSGALLTNAMLPVVALGNAVIGSDQMDVLLERKNAQTNRIKEIKANEVSLAKSAASLAIAGATGLPIEIVSAGVSDFASARDAKNARRAMTKNPIIDGTSQVFGVVGGIVKTAVIATGVTQGEFQKSISQANQLASGGSLRQSSAALASLGLSEQMYGMKATGTSFTSELLNIKDKDRVIEELGKRALANQMAANFGIDPKIALGFINKGYGDYKTRESDKKAQANAIEQVAVMVATTAITMGTGVALNAMVASANSTISAIGSAIANFGNTVGNAVGSLLGSTAQATTTMVTNVTTGALEVSKTAINAISAMANATVQGVVGSKNGIEGALAGIANGLLGGVTQAMGSIQSGILKGITPGLGVTYHPKNGWGGSIGIGNTTSNASISFSQRGDTTIQGSYSLGKGGIQLAGDATTNGAANLGFNYNPTGNGPRKDWNFSLMYDLAGTGLSGSVGYTDPRSTLGVKSTFNRDGMSTSAEFTGVSLATNGPNGFQMDEINFAELNINAAQDKTSNDQNPNQSSENGGPEDDGDLNRDLADAGKALSSLFFGGVAIVRGLYGGGQARAADGSTTPTANPGETAILERNRRREEEAGETRDNQNLPKQSDQPSAPNVAQVIPAPGINKEDGPKSPLPVILRAVDHFPPIDNKPININDVSSRIDDVKVSVANYNREIDTQIKAIKESDPNLKDPQNKELVKKLQSEKKNAEKIARVQEAQIRSLESKTPLISGTRPMNLESGITNIITFEQNKNQKETHDQIREFVKGGQLSEDTKARLDQEKQSLPEYKKLKELQGQKDRLETDFRLNNLDRVNEIQFGGINQPIDLQNLLITNPQKYNEYVKSVSEIQKQIDQLTLPIKKIDAEFEVRAKVEKYKEMGIGIEFRKNDSDLNYKLEQLNRAFGVENSRQDQIAALDNLKGKNVSFSKPLFDTIVTPTEGVALKPAPGQGNLSIYQTVDGKEIRRPIPMSETDVVTSRPDTDRVNPVNGRIGAHTGTDYSLPIGTGNSSVMEGTVEKVENSHNSFLNIGDGGTHNGGSVRIESSNDNPKIRTTYYHLSQINVEPGDKVKMGDLIGRSGNSGNSGGPHLHFIVEVKVGEDWILQKNEEFDWSGVP